One segment of Pseudomonas pohangensis DNA contains the following:
- the dctP gene encoding TRAP transporter substrate-binding protein DctP encodes MSTRRDFIKTAAIAGGAVGTAALGSAHIYAAEPKKIVWRLQTYAGPALAEHVIKPSIDRFNQVAQGQMEIQLYFADQLVPTGELFRAMQRGTIDAVQSDDDSIAAPVDIAVFGGYFPFATRYSLDIPVLFNQYGLNEIWEEAYNEVKGVTWLGAGAWDPCNFATVEPIKSLADLKGKRIFTFPTAGKFLSRFGVVPVTLPWEDVEVAMQTGELDGIAWSGITEDYTVGWANVTKYFLTNNISGAWCGSYFANSDKWNEVPPHLQSLFKLCMDSSNYYRQYWYWGGEASLRVNGDKLKLTTIPDAEWATVENEAHKFWDEIAKTSPRCAKVVEIFKKYNALMTKAGPPYRY; translated from the coding sequence ATGAGCACAAGACGCGACTTCATCAAGACGGCGGCGATTGCCGGCGGTGCAGTAGGTACTGCAGCCCTTGGCTCGGCGCATATCTATGCCGCCGAGCCGAAGAAAATCGTCTGGCGATTGCAAACCTACGCCGGCCCGGCGCTGGCCGAGCACGTGATCAAACCGTCGATCGACCGCTTCAACCAGGTGGCGCAGGGGCAGATGGAGATCCAGCTGTACTTCGCCGACCAGCTGGTGCCCACCGGTGAGCTGTTCCGCGCCATGCAGCGCGGCACCATCGATGCGGTACAGAGCGACGATGACTCGATCGCCGCCCCGGTGGACATCGCCGTATTCGGTGGCTACTTCCCGTTTGCCACCCGCTACAGCCTGGATATTCCGGTGCTGTTCAACCAGTACGGGCTCAACGAAATCTGGGAAGAAGCCTACAATGAGGTCAAGGGCGTTACCTGGCTTGGCGCCGGAGCCTGGGACCCGTGCAACTTCGCTACCGTGGAGCCGATCAAGAGCCTGGCCGATCTCAAGGGCAAGCGCATCTTTACCTTCCCCACTGCCGGCAAATTCCTCTCGCGCTTCGGCGTAGTGCCGGTGACGCTGCCCTGGGAAGATGTCGAGGTGGCCATGCAGACCGGCGAGCTGGACGGCATCGCCTGGTCAGGCATCACCGAGGACTACACCGTCGGCTGGGCCAACGTCACCAAGTACTTCCTGACCAACAACATTTCCGGCGCCTGGTGTGGCTCCTATTTTGCCAACTCGGACAAGTGGAACGAGGTGCCACCGCACCTGCAAAGCCTGTTCAAGCTGTGCATGGACAGCTCCAACTACTACCGGCAGTACTGGTACTGGGGTGGCGAGGCGAGCCTGCGGGTGAATGGCGACAAGCTCAAGCTGACCACCATTCCGGATGCCGAATGGGCTACGGTGGAGAATGAAGCGCACAAGTTCTGGGACGAGATCGCCAAGACCAGCCCGCGCTGCGCCAAGGTGGTGGAAATCTTCAAGAAGTACAACGCACTGATGACCAAGGCGGGGCCGCCCTATCGCTACTGA
- a CDS encoding TRAP transporter small permease subunit: MLKAMRLYVRQVERMNRFIGRCSMYLIFVILAVLLYSSFSKALFDPSSWTLEMAQFLMVAYFLLGGAYSMQLDDHVRMDLLYSHWKPRTRTIVDLLTVGFLIFYLVLLLYGGISSTQYALEYDETSYSSWSPRMAPIKIIMVIGIALMLLQTIAMLFRDIAMLRGEPIE, translated from the coding sequence ATGCTGAAAGCGATGCGGCTGTACGTGCGTCAGGTCGAGCGGATGAACCGGTTCATCGGTCGCTGCAGCATGTACCTGATTTTCGTCATTCTGGCGGTACTGCTGTATTCCTCCTTCAGCAAGGCGCTGTTCGATCCTTCCAGCTGGACCCTGGAAATGGCCCAGTTCCTGATGGTCGCCTACTTCCTGCTCGGTGGCGCTTACTCCATGCAACTGGACGACCATGTGCGCATGGACCTGCTCTACAGCCACTGGAAACCGCGCACACGCACCATCGTTGATCTGCTCACCGTTGGCTTCCTGATCTTCTATCTGGTCCTGCTGTTGTATGGCGGCATTTCCTCGACCCAATACGCCTTGGAGTACGACGAGACCAGCTACTCCTCCTGGTCGCCGCGGATGGCACCGATCAAGATCATCATGGTCATCGGCATCGCGCTGATGTTGCTGCAGACCATAGCGATGTTATTTCGCGACATCGCGATGTTGCGTGGGGAGCCGATCGAGTGA
- a CDS encoding long-chain-acyl-CoA synthetase — protein MSQSDLISPVRFLARMHGTLWRLPRMTRGMYYSTLSNPQKTLSLGWALEQATRLNPDSAAVVDESRRLSYRQFNAWANRLARALKADGVQHGSVVAVMLENRLEQLALLAALAKLGAIGALINTTQRGQVLVHSLNLVKPVFFVIGEELLDAFKEVRKSVDGARHGCYWLSDSDTLQNPGKAPAGWANLAALAQDQSDLNLPDSQQVRLKDACFYIYTSGTTGMPKAAVISHSKWIKAYGGFGLSGLGLDNTDVLYMTLPLYHSNAVLVSWSSVLAGGATLALRRKFSASAFWKDIDRYQATCFCYIGELCRYLLNQPECAEEKNNSLTSMIGNGLRPAIWAEFKNRFGIERVVEFYGSSEGNLAFVNLFNFDNTVGFSPVNYAVVQYDLENDQPLRDARGYMQKARLGEPGLLLGEISKLAPFEGYTDPAKSEAAILRNVFKQGDAWFNTGDLMRDLGCNHAQFVDRLGDTFRWKGENVSTNEVESLLGAFPGIEDAVVYGVEIPQTNGRCGMAALRLSAGTRLDEPALAAYLDQAMPSYAAPVFIRLLGEVDVTGTFKYKKSDLKKTAYDPAQTSDPLLVRLPGSKVYQPLSKTLYGKIHKGDYRF, from the coding sequence ATGAGCCAATCCGATCTGATCTCGCCTGTCCGTTTCCTCGCCCGTATGCACGGCACGCTCTGGCGTCTGCCGCGCATGACCCGCGGCATGTATTACTCGACCCTGAGCAATCCGCAAAAGACCCTTTCGCTGGGCTGGGCGCTGGAGCAGGCAACGCGGCTGAATCCGGACTCTGCGGCGGTGGTGGATGAAAGCCGCCGGCTCAGCTACCGGCAGTTCAATGCCTGGGCCAACCGCCTGGCTCGGGCACTCAAGGCCGATGGCGTGCAGCATGGCTCGGTGGTGGCGGTGATGCTGGAGAACCGTCTTGAACAGCTGGCCCTGCTTGCCGCACTGGCCAAGCTGGGTGCCATCGGCGCGCTGATCAATACCACCCAGCGCGGCCAGGTGCTGGTGCACAGCCTCAATCTGGTCAAGCCGGTATTTTTCGTGATCGGCGAGGAACTGCTGGATGCCTTCAAGGAAGTACGCAAATCCGTCGATGGCGCCCGGCACGGCTGTTACTGGTTGAGCGATAGCGACACCTTGCAAAACCCCGGCAAGGCGCCCGCCGGTTGGGCCAATCTGGCTGCACTGGCGCAGGACCAGAGTGATCTCAACCTGCCCGACAGCCAGCAGGTAAGGCTCAAGGATGCCTGCTTCTACATCTACACCTCGGGTACTACCGGCATGCCGAAGGCGGCGGTGATCAGTCACAGCAAATGGATCAAGGCCTATGGCGGTTTCGGTCTGTCCGGGCTCGGGCTGGACAACACCGATGTGCTGTACATGACCCTGCCGCTGTATCACAGCAATGCAGTGCTGGTCAGCTGGAGCTCGGTACTCGCCGGTGGCGCGACGCTGGCGCTGCGGCGCAAGTTTTCCGCCAGTGCCTTCTGGAAAGATATCGACAGGTACCAGGCCACCTGCTTCTGTTACATCGGCGAGCTGTGCCGCTACCTGCTCAACCAGCCCGAATGTGCCGAAGAAAAGAACAACAGCCTGACCAGCATGATCGGCAACGGCTTGCGCCCGGCGATCTGGGCCGAGTTCAAGAACCGCTTCGGCATAGAGCGGGTGGTCGAGTTCTACGGCTCCAGCGAGGGTAATCTGGCCTTCGTCAACCTGTTCAATTTCGACAACACCGTCGGTTTCTCACCGGTCAATTACGCCGTGGTCCAGTACGATCTGGAAAACGATCAGCCACTGCGCGATGCCCGGGGCTACATGCAGAAAGCCCGGCTCGGCGAGCCGGGGCTGCTGCTGGGAGAAATCAGCAAACTGGCACCGTTCGAAGGCTATACCGATCCTGCCAAAAGCGAGGCGGCGATCCTGCGCAATGTGTTCAAGCAGGGTGATGCCTGGTTCAACACCGGCGACCTGATGCGTGACCTGGGTTGCAATCACGCGCAGTTCGTCGATCGTCTGGGCGATACCTTTCGCTGGAAGGGCGAGAACGTCTCCACCAATGAAGTGGAAAGCCTGCTCGGCGCCTTTCCCGGCATCGAGGATGCGGTGGTCTATGGCGTGGAAATTCCGCAGACCAATGGCCGTTGCGGCATGGCGGCACTGCGCCTGAGCGCCGGTACCCGGCTGGATGAACCAGCGCTGGCCGCCTATCTGGACCAGGCCATGCCGTCCTATGCCGCGCCGGTATTCATCCGCCTGCTCGGTGAGGTGGATGTCACCGGTACCTTCAAATACAAGAAATCCGACCTGAAAAAAACCGCCTACGATCCGGCACAGACCAGCGATCCGCTGCTGGTGCGGCTGCCGGGCAGCAAGGTTTACCAACCTTTGAGCAAAACCCTCTACGGCAAAATTCACAAAGGTGATTACCGCTTCTGA
- a CDS encoding TRAP transporter large permease, whose product MNHNLIALLMFSSMMLLLLTGKRVFGAIGFVAAAAALMLWGDGGVELPFSAAMKLMKWYPLLTLPLFVFMGYMLSESGIADDLYRMFHVWMGPVNGGLAIGTVSLMVVISAMNGLSVAGMAIGASIALPELLRRGYDKIMVTGVVQAGSSLGILIPPSVVLVLYGMIARQPVGQLWLAGALPGLLMATLFVLYITVRCYFNPALGPALSVEERQQISWKEKFSLLRAGIVPLLIFFCMTGLFLMGYTSLVESSAVGAGSALLAALFKGRLTAKVMEETLRKTLGITCMFMWIILAALCFGAVFDGLGAVKAIENLFIGEMGLSPWQILILMQLSFVVMGMFLDDTAMLVIVAPLYVPLVGSLGFDLIWYGVLYTITCQIAYLTPPFGYNLFLMRAMAPPEVTLRDIYASVTPFVLIMLLTLGLVMKFPEIALWLPRLNYGG is encoded by the coding sequence GTGAACCACAATCTGATTGCGTTGCTGATGTTCTCCTCGATGATGCTGTTGTTGCTCACCGGCAAGCGGGTGTTCGGCGCCATCGGGTTCGTCGCTGCCGCTGCGGCACTCATGCTGTGGGGCGACGGTGGTGTCGAGTTGCCGTTCAGCGCGGCAATGAAGCTGATGAAGTGGTATCCGCTGCTGACCCTGCCGCTGTTCGTGTTCATGGGCTACATGCTCTCGGAATCGGGCATCGCCGATGACCTCTACCGCATGTTCCACGTATGGATGGGCCCGGTAAACGGCGGCCTGGCCATCGGTACCGTTAGCCTGATGGTGGTGATTTCGGCGATGAACGGCCTGAGCGTGGCCGGCATGGCCATCGGCGCCAGTATTGCCTTGCCGGAATTGCTGCGACGAGGTTACGACAAGATCATGGTCACCGGGGTGGTGCAGGCCGGCAGTTCGCTGGGCATCCTCATTCCGCCCAGTGTGGTGCTGGTGCTCTACGGCATGATCGCGCGCCAGCCGGTCGGTCAGTTGTGGCTGGCCGGGGCTCTGCCGGGGCTGCTGATGGCCACGCTGTTCGTGCTCTATATCACCGTTCGCTGTTACTTCAATCCTGCGCTGGGGCCAGCGCTGTCCGTGGAAGAGCGGCAGCAAATCAGCTGGAAAGAAAAGTTCAGCCTGTTGCGCGCAGGCATAGTGCCGCTGCTGATTTTCTTCTGCATGACCGGGCTGTTTTTGATGGGCTACACCAGTCTGGTGGAAAGTTCGGCGGTAGGTGCCGGCTCGGCCTTGCTGGCGGCACTGTTCAAGGGCCGGCTGACTGCCAAGGTGATGGAGGAAACCCTGCGCAAGACCCTGGGCATTACCTGCATGTTCATGTGGATCATTCTCGCGGCGCTGTGCTTCGGTGCGGTGTTCGACGGTCTCGGTGCGGTCAAGGCGATTGAAAACCTGTTCATTGGCGAGATGGGCCTGAGCCCCTGGCAGATTCTGATCCTCATGCAGCTGTCCTTCGTGGTGATGGGCATGTTCCTCGACGACACCGCCATGCTGGTGATTGTCGCGCCGCTCTATGTGCCGCTGGTGGGCAGCCTCGGTTTCGATCTGATCTGGTATGGCGTGCTCTATACCATCACCTGCCAGATCGCCTATCTGACCCCACCGTTCGGTTACAACCTGTTCCTGATGCGCGCCATGGCCCCGCCAGAGGTGACCCTGCGCGATATCTATGCCTCGGTGACGCCCTTCGTGCTGATCATGCTGCTGACACTGGGGCTGGTGATGAAGTTTCCCGAGATCGCCCTGTGGCTGCCGAGATTGAATTACGGAGGCTGA